The Prochlorococcus marinus str. MIT 1214 sequence TGAGCTTCCTCTTCAAAGATAGCTAATATTTTATCTGTAAAATTAATCAAATCGGTTGTACCCGAATCACCTAATCTCCATGCCCATTCCTGAGGAGCAATATAATAGATTATTGGAATATAAGGGAACTTTTTTTTTACTTTTAATCCTAGTCGAATGTTAGGCCCCATATAATCTATTAAAACGACTACATCAGGTGGAGAAGAACTTAAGTAATTATCAATTTTTGATTGTGCATTTAAAGTTGGTAGAACGTAAGGAAGAGCTTCTAAAAAACCTATTGCACCTATCGAAGAAGTATCAGATATTAATTGAGCCCCTGCTTCTTTCATCCTTTCACCGCCTAAAGCAATTATCTCTAATTCAATTTTCCTTTTTTCTGCATTAGTCTTTAAAGCATTTATTAATAAACTGCCCTGCAAATCTCCAGAGACTTCACCAGTACTGATTAACAACTTCATCATTTATTTGCCATCAAAGAAGGCATTGGACCTCTTCTACCCTTACCAATAGAGAGTTCTATAAATCCACATAACCTTGCGGAAGATTGCAATAAATTCTCTTGCCTTGCAATTTTCAAACCATCAGAGATTACGTATTCAGATTTAAATAATAAGTTCCAGATTCTTTTCAATTGTAGATATTCTTCTTTATTCTCTTTATCTATGGTTTGCCTTTTAATTCCAACTCTATTTAGTCCCCGCATTCTTCCAGGATGACCTTCGGCCAAACAATATGGAGGAACATCTCTATCAACTCTCGTCATGCCTCCAATCATGGCTAAATAACCAATATGAACAAATTGATGTATCCCCAAGCACCCTCCAATAACAGCTCGATCTTCAACAACAACGTGACCTGCAATCTGCACACTATTTGCTATAACTACACTGTTTCCAATTTGACAATTATGTCCTAAATGTGAATATGCCATTAATAAATTCTTATTCCCAACTATAGTTTTCTCTCCTTCAAAGGTGGCCCTATTAATAGTTACACATTCTCTAAAAGTATTATTATCTCCAATTAAAACATTTGTAGAATCTCCTCTATACTTTAAATCTTGGGGTTCTAATCCAATACATGCTCCTGGGAAAATCTTATTATTTGATCCTATTTTTACTTTTCCCTCGATAATTACATTTGGTCCTATCCAAGTATTTGGACCAACAATCACATCTGGACCAATAACAGCTCCTGATCCTACATATACACCTTTGCCAAGTTCAGCTTTTGGAGAGACTTCTGCAAATTTATGAATATTGACTTGGTTATCTGCAATTAAGCTTTCAGAAAATTGAAGTTCACTCATCACTTCAATCCACAAGAGAGAACATCAAATCGCCAGAACAAACCAACTGATCATCCACTTTTGCTTCTCCCCTAACTTTGCCAAATCTTTTTCTTTTGATGCTTATCAACTCACAAGATATCAATAATTGATCTCCAGGGACTACTGGACGCCTAAACCGAACTGAATCAATCCCGGCGAACACAAAAAGCCCTTTTGGAAGATCAGGCATTTGAGAAACAATCAACCCTCCTACCTGAGCCATTGCTTCCACTATTAAAACTCCTGGCATTAGCGGTCTATCGGGGAAATGGCCTTGAAATTGAGGCTCATTAAGAGTGACATTTTTTATTGCCACAGCTTTCTTGCCTTGATCATGTTCTATCACTCTGTCAACAAGCGCAAAAGGATATCTATGTGGCAAAAGCCCCATTATTTGCTCGCTATTTAAAACAAGAGGTTGGGAAGAAGAAATGTCAGTCAAAATTAGATTTAATTAGGTTAATACCTTTTGAAGAGAAGCTGCAAATTCAGCATGAAGAGCGTGAGACCCTTTATAAACAAAAATTTGCGCTTTCGGTAATCCAACAAAAGCTAAATCTCCAATCAAGTCAAGCAATTTATGACGCACTGGTTCGTTTGCAAATCTCAAGGGTGGATTCACCCAATAATCACCATTACAAACCAACGCATTTTCAAGAGCTCCTCCTTTAATTAGACCAGCTTTCTTTAATTCTTCTAACTGATCAAGAAAGCCAAAAGTTCGTGCAGGTGCAATTTCTTTAACAAAATTATTTGGGGACAGCTCAATAGAAAATATTTGCTGTCCAATTGCCTTATATGGGAAATCAATCAAACCTACTAATTTCAATTCTTTTGATGGTATTGCAAAAATCACACTTTCTCCTTTGCTAACAAAAATTGGAGATTTGAGTTCTGGCCTTGGTCTAGGAGATGTAATGGAATTAACCATTCCTACCTTTTGAATTTCCTCGATCCAACCAATAGCAGAACCATCAAGTAAAGGAATCTCACTGCCAGTTATTTCTATATGTACATGAGTTAAGCCTGCTCCAATTAATGCAGCCAACAAGTGTTCGACGGTAGATACTTTTTTCCCATTCAGATCAAGAGTTGTACATAAAGGAGTATTCCTTACTTGCAAAATATCTATGGGAATAACTTTATTAGGTTCATCTGAAAAAGAAATATGAAATCCAGTTAATACTGTTGGCTTAATTATGACTGTACATTGAAGGCCTGTATGCAAGCCAATACCATCTTTTTTAATTTCATTTTGAAGCGTCCAGCCTTCTTCATAGTCATCGGGGAAGGAGAACACTAAAATTTCCAGCCAATTCCGATGTTATAACGCCAATTTCCACTGAAATCTTGTGTCGCTGCCTCTATCCGAATTGGGCCAACAGGCGTATTAATGACAGCTCCAGGTCCAACAGAAAAACCTGATCCAGGTTTTTCTAGAATTTTTCCAGGCTTCCCTGGGACATTTGATTGAGAGCCAAAATCAGATCCTGCATCAACAAATAGGACTCCTGAAACTAATCGCCAAATAGGAAATCTGTATTCTCCTGTTGCCTCTCCAAAATTTCTTGCGACGCCTAGATCACAAGAGTTCCAACCTCGAACAGAGCTGGATCCTCCCAAACAAAATGCTTCATAAGGAGGTAGATCTCCGATGATTGTTCCAATCTTTGCTTGAACGCCTATCGATTGAGAGCAATCTGATTTTTCACCAGGCTTGGGGCGGCAACCCTTATGAAACTTCAGCCAATTAACAGGGTAAAAACGAGAATAACTCACACGAGTTCTATTAAAAGTCGGTGAATTCTCACCTAAACTAATAAATTGTTCAGAACCAATATTTAAATAATCTCCAGAAGTTGGATTTCGTGAATTATCTAAATTATTGTAAGTAACAGCACTTTTTAAACTAACTAATGTATTTTCTTTAGCGCAATTATATGCCACACAAATAACTTCATTCTCAGGGACTTTACCGTCTATAAAATTTGTTGATGCTACGCCATAAGGTCTTTTATCTCCGGCATAGTCTATTGGCTTAACTTTCTGGAAATTTGCACCAATAAGTACACTCCAGGGTACCTTTTTTAGAGGCTGAGCACCATTTAAAGGTCTTGCGAAAGAAAAGCCTCCTCCTGTTCTCTCTAAGACAATAGAATCACCCTCATAATCAAACCAACTAAACTTTGGTGCAGCTAACTGAGCAGAGGAAAGATTAGAGAATGGGCCAGTTTCAATTAAAGTATTATTATCATTTAAATCTAAGTTTTGAGATTGATTGGAGTCGTAACTTGTTAATGCATTAGGAGCTTCATATCTATCTGTAACTCCTCGAATACTTCCCCCCTCTTGACTTCTAAATTCTTGAGGAACTTCTCTACTCAAATACAATGATGTTCTAAAAGAGGTTCTATATTTATCATTTTTAATCCAGGGATCGTATAAGGAAAGATTTAAAAGTGCTCCATATTCTCCATAAGTCAAATTCATATTTGATGACCATGCTCTTCCGATCAGATTGGACTCTTGTAATCCGATCTGTCCAAACACACCTTGTCCTCCGCTATAGCCAAGACCTCCAGTTAAAGAACCAGTTCTTTGCTCTGTTATTCCTAGAGAAATGATAATCTTTCCAGGCTCCGAACTTAAAGGCTTAAGAGTTACTTTTACATCATTAAAGAGTGACGTTGCGTATAACCTTTTGATATCTGATTCTAAGTTATTTCTATTAAAAATACCTCCAACTTTTGTTATTAATTCTCTTTTAATTACCCATCTCTTTGTTTTTCCTTTTATCAAACGTCCTTTATCATCTTCTGTATTTCCATCTTCATCTATAAAATTTATCTCAATACCAGCAATATATCCTTCTTGAATATTAAGTTCAACTCTTCCTTCTTTAGATACACTACTTGGGCCAGATATCCTTGCTAATGAGTATCCTTTACCACTATACCAATCCTTAATTTCTTTAATCCTAATTTGTAAAGTATTTAGATTAAGTGTTTTTCCAAAATCATTATTAAAAATCTCATTTAATTTTGTATTTGATAGTTTTCTTTCAAGCGGAAGTATGCTTATCTTATCTAATATAGGATTTGGTTCAATTTGAATCAAAAGTTGAACTCCTCTAGCACTCTTCAAAGACTCGATTTTCGCACCAGAGAACCAGCCTGTTGAATAAATTCGATCTAAATCCTTCTTAACTTCTTCACTCGTAACTTTACTACCTGGTCTAATTAACATTGCATCATAAGCAATAACTTCCAAGCGCTCTTTATCAGGATGATCTTCAAGTCCCTCAATAACAATCTCTGAAATTAATACTCTTTTTTCTTCAATAGAATTATCTTCATTTTTTTGATTTACTCCCTCAGCAATCCAAAAGTCATCAAGCTTTAAATTAGATTTATTAAGATTTGATTGATTAGTAAATTGAAAACTTTCACTCTGCTTATTCTCAATAATAAATTGATTTTCACCTGAGATTATTTTAGAAGCTTTACTTTCTCCAAAAAGACTAATAAAAGGAACTACCAAAGCAATGGCATAAGCACTTTTGCTAATTATTTTTTTATTAGAAGTGGCGGTTTTTTGGTACATAGCTTTCAAAGCAATTCAATTAAATGTAGGAATCCGTAGCCAAGAATAATTTGGTTAAAAAGCATTAGAAGAGTCTTTTTCTATACGTTTCAAAATCTCCTCATATGCATCTATCACTCCTCCAAGATCTTGCCGAAAGCGGTCTTTGTCAAGGATACGTGCCTTTGGATCAGAATTCTTCTTATCCCAAAATCTACAATTATCTGGACTTATCTCATCAGCAATAACAATTTTCTCTAATGAGTTAAAACCGAACTCTAATTTAAAGTCAACCAATAATAAATCTAGTGAGTCAAAGTATTCTTTTAAAATTTTATTTACACTTCTAGTAATTGCCTCTACTTCTTCAAGCTGAGAAGGGCTAATCAAATCAAGTAACTTTAATCTTCTTTCTGTAAGTATAGGGTCTCCTAATTCATCATCTTTATAATAAAAATCTAGGAGTGGAGGGTTTAATATTGTTCCTTGATTGATCGGTGTCTCTCTACATAATGAACCTGTAGCAATATTGCGAATAACAACCTCTAAAGGGATTACCTTAATTTTATCCGCAATCATAAATGTTTCCGATTGAAGTTCTAGAAAGTGTGTTGGAATTCCATTCAATTCAAGCAATTTAAAAAGAGCCGCAGAAATTTTGCAATTCAATCGCCCTTTACCTTCTATCTCTGATCGTTTTTTTGCGTTAAAAGCGGTAGCATCATTTTTGAACTCTATTAAAACCCTATTTGGATTTTCACACGCAAAAACTCGTTTTGCTTTGCCTTCATGAATTAGTGATCCTTGGATATGATTCATTAATACCTCTGATATCTAATTAGTATAAATAGACAATGCTAAAAAAATCACCTCAACCAAGACAAATTTATTTAAAACCTAAAATCCAAACAACTAAATCACTTTTCCTTAAACAATTTATTAACTAATAATCAATAAGTAATTAAAAATCTACTAAAACTATTTTTTCATTTAAGCAAGAGAAAAACTATGGCCAAGAATCAAAAGACTAAAGAATTAAAAAGGATACTTATAGTTGGCAATGGAGGAAGAGAAAACTCTATTGCTTGGGCTCTATCAAAGAATCAATCTATTGATCAAATATATGTTTGTCCTGGCAATGGTGGGAGCGCCAACTTTGCAAAATGTATTCGCCTAAAACCTAAATCTGAAGATCAAAAAACAATAATCAATGATTGCAAGCGACTTAACATTAATTTAGTCATCATTGGTCCTGAAGTCCCTTTGGCTGAGGGTTTGGCAGATAAAATGAGAGAAGCAGGATTAACAGTTTTTGGTCCAGGCAAAGATGGTGCTCAACTAGAAGCAAGTAAAGAGTGGTCTAAAGCTCTGATGATTGAAAACAATATCCCTACAGCCAGGTATTGGGCAGCAGAATCTAAAGAAGAAGCTCTAGAAATTCTTAAAAGATTTAACCAGCCTCTTGTGATCAAAGCAGATGGTCTTGCAGCAGGTAAAGGTGTCACTGTTTGCGACACAATTGAGGAATCTAAAGAGGCAATTAAAGATATATTTTCTGGAAAGTTTGGATCTGCAGGAAATAAAGTTATCCTCGAAGAAAAAATTGAAGGTCCAGAAGTTTCTATTTTTGCTCTTTGTGATGGAGAAAAATTAATTGTTCTTCCTCCAGCGCAAGATCACAAAAGATTACTGGAAGGGGACCATGGTCCAAACACTGGCGGAATGGGCGCCTATGCACCTGCGCTTTTAATTAATGAAAAAGATCTTGAAGATTTAACTAAGCTTGTTCTTATACCAACTGTGCAAGGTCTGAAAAAGAAGAGAATCAAATACATCGGAATCATTTATGCAGGCTTAATGCTTACATCCTCTGGACCAAAAGTGATTGAATTTAATTGCCGCTTTGGTGATCCAGAATGTCAAGCTTTAATGCCATTAATGGGAGATGAATTTGCCTCAGTGCTCTTTGCGTGCGCTAGAGGAGAACTAGAAAGTTCGCCAAAACTAACATTCAGATCAGAATGCAGTGTTTGTGTTGTGGCAGCCTCAAAGGGATACCCCGAAAGTCCACAAAAAGGTGAAAAGGTAAATATCAGCGTTGAATCAAATCCTTCACTCCAGGTTTTTCACGCTGGGACCACAATCGACGAATTTGACAATATAGTTACCTCGGGTGGCAGAGTTCTTTCGATAGTTGCTCAGGGTGAAAGTTTCGACAAAGCTTTCGATTTAGTCTATTCTAATTTGAAAAAGATTAACTTTGATGGTATGCATTTTCGCAGAGATATAGGTTATCAAGTGAGAGATAAATATTAAAAATATTTATTTAAATTTTTTCTAAATGAATAATTCAGATTTAAATCAGAATAATAATTTTCCACCATCAGGAGGAGAATTATTAACTGATAATTTAAGTATTTTAGAAAAAATAAATTTATGGTGGTCAAGATTCAATTTGAGATCAAAATTACTCGCATTTGGAACACTAGTAGTTAGTTTTATAATGACACTTATTACATTCTTTGCTCTGAGCAGCATACAAAAAGATGCTGGTATGAATGATACAAGATATGCCAGAGATTTAGGATTATTATTGTCCGGAAATGTTACGGAATTAGTAGCGAAGAATCAAACAAGAGAACTTTTCAACGTGGCAGAGAAATTTTGGCGTTCAAGTAGGAATTTAAGATACATTTTCTTTACCGATCCAGATGGCTTAGTAAAACTGGGTATTCCTGTGAGTGCAACAACTTCAACATCTGAGGTTGAAGGTGCCTTACAACTAACCAGAAGACTAAAACTACCAAGTGAATTAAAAAAACAACCTCAATTTCCATTAGTTCGACAACATTCAACTCCACAAGGTCAAGTAACTGATGTTTTTGTTCCCATGCTTTGGAAGGGGGAATATGTAGGCACATTAGCCCTGGGTGTAACACCCAATAAAAAAGCTCTTGCCACAGCAGCATTAACTAGAGAGATTACTGTTGCGGTATTTATTTCTATTTGGGTTTTAGTGATAATTGGTGCAGTATTTAATGCTCTAACAATAACTCGACCCATTAAAGAACTTGTGATTGGAGTCAGAGAGATTGCCAAAGGTAATTTCAAATCAAGAGTTGATCTTCCCATGAGTGGAGAACTTGGAGAACTCTTAAATGGATTTAATGCTATGGCCTCTAGATTAGAGCAATATGATGCGGCAAATATTGAAGAATTAAAAGCCGCCCAAGTCAAGCAACAATCTTTAATAGCCACAATGGCAGATGGAGCTCTTCTTCTTGACGAACAAGGAAACATTGTTTTAGTCAATCCAACTGCTAGAAGGCTTTTTCGCTGGGAAGGTAGAAATCTTGAAGGTCAGAGTTTATTGAATCAAATTCCTGATTCTCTTGTAAAAGAACTTGAAGCTCCAATAACTTCTCTTTTAAACAACTTCGGAGACAGCGATGATTTGCGATGCAATCTTGAAGAACCACCAAGAACGCTCCGTATAGTTTTAAAGTCCGTCAGAGATACTACTGGAGAGAATATTAAGGGTATAGCTGTTACAATTCAAGACCTTACTAGAGAAGTTCAATTAAACGCAGCTCAGAAAAGATTCATCAGCAATGTTTCGCACGAATTAAGAACTCCATTATTTAATATAAAAAGCTATGTAGAGACTTTATACGACTTAGGTGAACAGCTTACGAAAGATGAACAAAAAGAATTTCTGGGTGTTGCAAATTCTGAGACAGATAGACTTACTCGCTTAGTCAACGACGTTCTAGACTTATCCAAGTTGGAGTCTGGAAGAACGATCCAATTAGAGCCACTAAGTATAAAAGAAGCTATGGAACAAACCCTAAGAAACTATAAACTTAATGCTGAAGATAAAAACGTGAAATTAATATTAAATGTTGAAAGTAATCTAACATTTGTCTTAGGGAACTGGGATATGATTCTCCAGGTTTTAGACAACCTTGTTGGCAATGCACTTAAATTTAGTCAAAAAGGAGGAACAATAAATCTAAAAGCTTACACATGGCCGGATATATGCGTTGCTTCTCCAGTCGACATAGATAACAATGCTCCACATTGTGAGATATTGTCCCCAATGCCAAAAATTAGAGTTGAGATATCAGATACAGGGTGTGGTATTTCTGAAATAGACCAACAAAGAATATTTGAACGTTTTTACAGAGTTGAAGATTCAGTTCACACTGAGGTTGGAACTGGATTAGGACTTTCAATTGTTAAAGGTATTGTTGATAAACATGGAAGTGAGATAAGAATGGCTAGTGAACCTAATATTGGAACGACTTTTTGGTTTGAACTTCCTCTTGAAGACTCAGATGCTGATCAGCTATTACTAAAATCAGCAAGAAAAAACTGGGAACTTGAAAATGATAAGTCTTTAATTACATAGAAATTACTATTCATTTGTTTCAATGCTTTTAAAGACCCCAGGCAACTGTTCTTCAGGATTAACACGATGAGGGGCTCCACTAAATATCTGTTCAAAGTTTGAAAATGAATCTTTAATTTCAGGGCCTTGATTAGTAATAATATATTCACGTATCCTTTTATCATGCCATGAACCTCGCATCTTAAAAACATTTATCGCCCTTGCCATTTCACCTCTTATTTCTACGTACTGCAAAAGCAAAATGGTATCAGTTATTGTTGATATATGGGAATCAGTAATTGAGTGGCTTCCCATGAATTCTTCTGCAGTATTTGTAAAGAATCCAGCTATTTCTTCTTGTTTTGCATAACCAGTTACACCAATAACAAACTGCCTAAATGCATTCAAGCTTACACCTCTAGCTAATGCAGACAAAGAATCAATTGCCATTCTAGAAGGTTTATATTCGCTAATCTCAGATTTAATAATTTGCAGATGATCTTCCAAACCAGTTGATTCAGGGTATGCACAAATAATCTTCAATAATCCATCTGCTTCCATTTGTTCAAAATCAATCCCCCAGCTGGTGGCATTACGAAGAAGCTGTGCTCTTGATTCCTCATAAGCAAAAAGTATTGTCCTTTCTTTATTTATGTATGCATCTTCAACAAACTTAGAGACTAACATTGTTTTTCCTGTACCTGTTGCACCAGTTGCCAGAATAATTGAATCTTGAAAATACCCTCCACCACACATTTCATCTAGATCGGGAACTCCAGAACTAATGCGAATATTTGATGATCTTTGAGTCAACCTCATTGCACCTAAAGGAAATGCAACTATTCCATGGGGTCCCATTGTAAAAGGGAATTCACCCTTCATATGTGTAGTACCTCTTAATTTCAAAATTTCTACAGTTCTCCTCCTCTTCTCTGCCTCTAAAACATTTCTCAGGATAACAACATTATCAGAAACGAACTCTTCAACTCCATATCTTGCAATTGGTCCATATTCATCTATCCTTTCAGTAGTCATGACAGTAGTCACACCTATTTCTTTAAGTCTTGCTATTAGTCGAAAAATCTCTCTTCTAACAACATAAATAGCATCATATTGTTGGAAAACAGCAGTCATTGAATCTATAGCAACTCTCTTAGCCTTGAACTTTCTAATCGCATAACTAATCCTTTCAATTAACCCTGATAAATCAAAACTTCCTGCCACATCTTGTCCATCTGGGTCTGGTGATGCATCTAAAATAAAAAGTTTATTTTGATCAATTAACTCTTGCAAATCCCAACCAAAACTTGCAGCATTTCGAATAATATCTAAAGGCGATTCTTCAAAAGTAACAAAAATCCCTGGCTCATCGAAATTACATATTCCGTGATGAAGATATTGCAGAGAAAAAACTGTTTTACCAGTTCCTGATGTTCCACTGACTAGAGTGCTCCTCGCATTAGGCAGCCCACCATGACAAATATCATCAAAGCCCTCAATCCCAGTAGGGAGTTTTTGAACATGCATTTTTGATCAAACTTTTTTTTGAAGAACGCTAAAAGTTCTTACTACAAAACATAATAAACAAACAGTAAAAATCGCTTGGTTATCGGTTGGTCTTAAGAATTCATTTACTTCGTGTTTAAATAATTCCATTATTTATCCGAAGAATAAAACATTTCTTGATCTGAAAGTTCATCATATAAAAGGTCCAATCCAATTAAAACCTTTTCTCTATCGGACAGGTCACCGATTATTCTTCTGACAGGTGGAGGTAAAATCTTAGATAAAGTTGGGGTGGCTAGTATTTTATCTTCTTCGGCTAGTTGAGGACTTTTTAGAACATCTATAACTTTAAGGGCATAAACACCTTTGAATTCACTTTCTAAGATTTCTCTTAATGTATTCAAAGCCCGCATAGAGTTTGGCGTATTCCCAGCCACGTAAAGCTTAAGAATATATGTTTTCCTTGCTTTCATTTAAAACCTCCAAAAAAGCCACAGAACATATGTCCTTCTTAAATCTTGACTAAATAACCAACAAAAAGCGAAAATGTTAGTTTGTTTTTCGATTACGATTAGGGCTTAATCGATTTAAAGAAAGGAAATTCCTTTTTATTTTATTTCGAGCCTTAACGTGTCATCCCATAATCATGGCTAATAAAGAATCATCTCCTAAAAAGGAAACACCTCAAGATAAAACTTATGCGATAGTTGAAGCCTCAGGAAAACAATTTTGGCTTCAACCCAACCGTTATTACGATTTAGACAGATGCCATGCAGAAGTTAATGATATTTTAACTATTGAAAAGGTTCTTCTTTTTAACGATGGTAAAGATTTGAAGCTTGGAAAACCTTATGTTAAAGATGCAAAAGTAGAAATTAAAGTATTGGAGCATAGAAGAGGTCCAAAAATAATAGTCTATAAAATGAGACCAAAGAAAAAGACAAGGAGAAAAAATGGACATCGTCAAGAACTAACAAGAGTTTTAGTTCAATCCATATCAGTAGGATCAAAAACTAAAAAATCAAAAGAAACAAAAGATGCCAAAACCACTGCCAGTAAAGTAGAATCTGAATAAATTAAACTAAAGAATACCTAAATCATGGCTCATAAAAAAGGTACCGGATCAACTAGGAATGGAAGAGATTCAAATGCCAAAAGACTTGGAGTAAAAGCTTATGGTGGCGAAAAAGTAACGGCTGGGTCAATTCTTATACGCCAAAGAGGCACTTCTATCCTTCCTGGAATCAATGTAGGCAGGGGAAAAGACGATACTCTTTTCGCTCTAACTGACGGTTCAGTTCATTTTGAAAGTATTCGTAGAGGCTTAAGAAATAGAAAAAGAATTAACATCTCTGCA is a genomic window containing:
- the lpxA gene encoding acyl-ACP--UDP-N-acetylglucosamine O-acyltransferase, whose translation is MSELQFSESLIADNQVNIHKFAEVSPKAELGKGVYVGSGAVIGPDVIVGPNTWIGPNVIIEGKVKIGSNNKIFPGACIGLEPQDLKYRGDSTNVLIGDNNTFRECVTINRATFEGEKTIVGNKNLLMAYSHLGHNCQIGNSVVIANSVQIAGHVVVEDRAVIGGCLGIHQFVHIGYLAMIGGMTRVDRDVPPYCLAEGHPGRMRGLNRVGIKRQTIDKENKEEYLQLKRIWNLLFKSEYVISDGLKIARQENLLQSSARLCGFIELSIGKGRRGPMPSLMANK
- the fabZ gene encoding 3-hydroxyacyl-ACP dehydratase FabZ → MGLLPHRYPFALVDRVIEHDQGKKAVAIKNVTLNEPQFQGHFPDRPLMPGVLIVEAMAQVGGLIVSQMPDLPKGLFVFAGIDSVRFRRPVVPGDQLLISCELISIKRKRFGKVRGEAKVDDQLVCSGDLMFSLVD
- the lpxC gene encoding UDP-3-O-acyl-N-acetylglucosamine deacetylase, translating into MFSFPDDYEEGWTLQNEIKKDGIGLHTGLQCTVIIKPTVLTGFHISFSDEPNKVIPIDILQVRNTPLCTTLDLNGKKVSTVEHLLAALIGAGLTHVHIEITGSEIPLLDGSAIGWIEEIQKVGMVNSITSPRPRPELKSPIFVSKGESVIFAIPSKELKLVGLIDFPYKAIGQQIFSIELSPNNFVKEIAPARTFGFLDQLEELKKAGLIKGGALENALVCNGDYWVNPPLRFANEPVRHKLLDLIGDLAFVGLPKAQIFVYKGSHALHAEFAASLQKVLT
- a CDS encoding BamA/TamA family outer membrane protein; this translates as MYQKTATSNKKIISKSAYAIALVVPFISLFGESKASKIISGENQFIIENKQSESFQFTNQSNLNKSNLKLDDFWIAEGVNQKNEDNSIEEKRVLISEIVIEGLEDHPDKERLEVIAYDAMLIRPGSKVTSEEVKKDLDRIYSTGWFSGAKIESLKSARGVQLLIQIEPNPILDKISILPLERKLSNTKLNEIFNNDFGKTLNLNTLQIRIKEIKDWYSGKGYSLARISGPSSVSKEGRVELNIQEGYIAGIEINFIDEDGNTEDDKGRLIKGKTKRWVIKRELITKVGGIFNRNNLESDIKRLYATSLFNDVKVTLKPLSSEPGKIIISLGITEQRTGSLTGGLGYSGGQGVFGQIGLQESNLIGRAWSSNMNLTYGEYGALLNLSLYDPWIKNDKYRTSFRTSLYLSREVPQEFRSQEGGSIRGVTDRYEAPNALTSYDSNQSQNLDLNDNNTLIETGPFSNLSSAQLAAPKFSWFDYEGDSIVLERTGGGFSFARPLNGAQPLKKVPWSVLIGANFQKVKPIDYAGDKRPYGVASTNFIDGKVPENEVICVAYNCAKENTLVSLKSAVTYNNLDNSRNPTSGDYLNIGSEQFISLGENSPTFNRTRVSYSRFYPVNWLKFHKGCRPKPGEKSDCSQSIGVQAKIGTIIGDLPPYEAFCLGGSSSVRGWNSCDLGVARNFGEATGEYRFPIWRLVSGVLFVDAGSDFGSQSNVPGKPGKILEKPGSGFSVGPGAVINTPVGPIRIEAATQDFSGNWRYNIGIGWKF
- the purC gene encoding phosphoribosylaminoimidazolesuccinocarboxamide synthase, producing MNHIQGSLIHEGKAKRVFACENPNRVLIEFKNDATAFNAKKRSEIEGKGRLNCKISAALFKLLELNGIPTHFLELQSETFMIADKIKVIPLEVVIRNIATGSLCRETPINQGTILNPPLLDFYYKDDELGDPILTERRLKLLDLISPSQLEEVEAITRSVNKILKEYFDSLDLLLVDFKLEFGFNSLEKIVIADEISPDNCRFWDKKNSDPKARILDKDRFRQDLGGVIDAYEEILKRIEKDSSNAF
- the purD gene encoding phosphoribosylamine--glycine ligase; the protein is MAKNQKTKELKRILIVGNGGRENSIAWALSKNQSIDQIYVCPGNGGSANFAKCIRLKPKSEDQKTIINDCKRLNINLVIIGPEVPLAEGLADKMREAGLTVFGPGKDGAQLEASKEWSKALMIENNIPTARYWAAESKEEALEILKRFNQPLVIKADGLAAGKGVTVCDTIEESKEAIKDIFSGKFGSAGNKVILEEKIEGPEVSIFALCDGEKLIVLPPAQDHKRLLEGDHGPNTGGMGAYAPALLINEKDLEDLTKLVLIPTVQGLKKKRIKYIGIIYAGLMLTSSGPKVIEFNCRFGDPECQALMPLMGDEFASVLFACARGELESSPKLTFRSECSVCVVAASKGYPESPQKGEKVNISVESNPSLQVFHAGTTIDEFDNIVTSGGRVLSIVAQGESFDKAFDLVYSNLKKINFDGMHFRRDIGYQVRDKY
- a CDS encoding ATP-binding protein encodes the protein MNNSDLNQNNNFPPSGGELLTDNLSILEKINLWWSRFNLRSKLLAFGTLVVSFIMTLITFFALSSIQKDAGMNDTRYARDLGLLLSGNVTELVAKNQTRELFNVAEKFWRSSRNLRYIFFTDPDGLVKLGIPVSATTSTSEVEGALQLTRRLKLPSELKKQPQFPLVRQHSTPQGQVTDVFVPMLWKGEYVGTLALGVTPNKKALATAALTREITVAVFISIWVLVIIGAVFNALTITRPIKELVIGVREIAKGNFKSRVDLPMSGELGELLNGFNAMASRLEQYDAANIEELKAAQVKQQSLIATMADGALLLDEQGNIVLVNPTARRLFRWEGRNLEGQSLLNQIPDSLVKELEAPITSLLNNFGDSDDLRCNLEEPPRTLRIVLKSVRDTTGENIKGIAVTIQDLTREVQLNAAQKRFISNVSHELRTPLFNIKSYVETLYDLGEQLTKDEQKEFLGVANSETDRLTRLVNDVLDLSKLESGRTIQLEPLSIKEAMEQTLRNYKLNAEDKNVKLILNVESNLTFVLGNWDMILQVLDNLVGNALKFSQKGGTINLKAYTWPDICVASPVDIDNNAPHCEILSPMPKIRVEISDTGCGISEIDQQRIFERFYRVEDSVHTEVGTGLGLSIVKGIVDKHGSEIRMASEPNIGTTFWFELPLEDSDADQLLLKSARKNWELENDKSLIT
- the kaiC gene encoding circadian clock protein KaiC — encoded protein: MHVQKLPTGIEGFDDICHGGLPNARSTLVSGTSGTGKTVFSLQYLHHGICNFDEPGIFVTFEESPLDIIRNAASFGWDLQELIDQNKLFILDASPDPDGQDVAGSFDLSGLIERISYAIRKFKAKRVAIDSMTAVFQQYDAIYVVRREIFRLIARLKEIGVTTVMTTERIDEYGPIARYGVEEFVSDNVVILRNVLEAEKRRRTVEILKLRGTTHMKGEFPFTMGPHGIVAFPLGAMRLTQRSSNIRISSGVPDLDEMCGGGYFQDSIILATGATGTGKTMLVSKFVEDAYINKERTILFAYEESRAQLLRNATSWGIDFEQMEADGLLKIICAYPESTGLEDHLQIIKSEISEYKPSRMAIDSLSALARGVSLNAFRQFVIGVTGYAKQEEIAGFFTNTAEEFMGSHSITDSHISTITDTILLLQYVEIRGEMARAINVFKMRGSWHDKRIREYIITNQGPEIKDSFSNFEQIFSGAPHRVNPEEQLPGVFKSIETNE